A DNA window from Pirellulales bacterium contains the following coding sequences:
- a CDS encoding ImmA/IrrE family metallo-endopeptidase has protein sequence MNLRAMLEWDVGLRIFYLDLPLAVAGMYAYHAELGACLVVNRKHAPERRRVSMLHEYASMFVDRFKPHIAALATSTRKPASERFADAFALAFLLPATGIRQRFHDIVSSTNDFQVADLRRLAHFYFVSVESMAQRLEQLGLIAKGSWKRISGANFAPQEASETGLRPQPINDQPYPERYQFLAVSAHERDEIGETNLAHFLRCDIVTAREIVANTLTSREVVEAIGEERDVRLDFQKSLLAAAS, from the coding sequence ATGAACCTCCGCGCCATGCTGGAGTGGGACGTGGGGCTGCGGATTTTCTATCTGGATTTGCCTTTGGCGGTAGCCGGCATGTACGCCTACCATGCCGAGCTCGGCGCGTGTCTCGTCGTCAACCGTAAACATGCACCGGAACGGCGGCGCGTGTCAATGCTGCATGAGTACGCGTCGATGTTCGTCGATCGTTTCAAGCCGCACATCGCTGCGTTGGCAACGTCCACGCGTAAGCCGGCGAGCGAACGATTTGCCGACGCGTTCGCACTTGCATTCTTGCTGCCCGCCACGGGCATTCGGCAACGATTCCATGATATCGTCAGTTCGACGAACGACTTTCAGGTGGCCGACCTGCGGCGGCTGGCCCACTTCTACTTCGTTTCTGTCGAGTCGATGGCGCAGCGGCTTGAGCAACTCGGGTTGATCGCCAAGGGAAGCTGGAAGCGGATTAGCGGGGCGAATTTCGCCCCACAGGAGGCGTCCGAAACGGGGCTCCGCCCTCAGCCGATCAACGATCAACCTTACCCGGAGAGATATCAATTCCTGGCAGTGAGCGCCCATGAGCGCGATGAGATTGGCGAAACCAACCTGGCGCACTTCCTGCGATGCGATATCGTGACTGCGCGTGAAATTGTCGCCAACACGCTCACCAGTCGGGAGGTGGTGGAAGCTATAGGCGAGGAACGTGACGTTCGCCTCGATTTTCAGAAGTCGTTGCTCGCCGCGGCGTCTTAA
- a CDS encoding DUF1553 domain-containing protein, which produces MVLPQGCSNANRRKRGRRHRSRSTPFERATTVEEFSYARHRAIIANASIDQANDLLGWTPDQAREAPEHWQRAASADPHNYWLCRMNRRRLEGEAVRDAMLAAADSMSQGRGGPGIMAPLPTELVTTLLPGQWKASDNEEAIHRRSVYLFVRRNLRYPLFEVLDRPDTNASCPCRNISTTAPQALAMLNSDSSLSAARELAAYIADHSPPDAEPQINLLYERTLSRPPTDRELAAGAAFLQASSQSPTTAGAGPPAALIELCLAMFNLNEFIYVD; this is translated from the coding sequence GTGGTTCTTCCGCAAGGCTGTTCAAACGCAAACCGCCGGAAGCGGGGGCGGCGACACCGTAGTCGTTCAACGCCGTTTGAGCGGGCGACAACCGTAGAGGAATTCAGCTATGCCCGTCATCGAGCTATAATCGCAAACGCCTCAATCGACCAGGCGAATGACTTGTTGGGATGGACCCCCGACCAGGCCCGTGAGGCGCCAGAGCACTGGCAGCGAGCCGCCTCGGCCGATCCGCACAACTATTGGCTTTGCCGAATGAACCGCCGTCGGCTGGAAGGCGAGGCGGTGCGCGACGCGATGCTGGCCGCGGCCGACAGCATGAGCCAGGGCCGCGGCGGGCCGGGCATCATGGCGCCGTTGCCCACGGAGCTGGTGACTACGCTGCTGCCGGGTCAATGGAAGGCCAGCGATAACGAAGAAGCCATCCATCGGCGGAGCGTCTATCTTTTCGTGCGACGCAACCTGCGTTATCCGCTGTTCGAGGTGCTCGACCGACCCGACACCAACGCCTCCTGCCCGTGCCGCAACATCTCGACCACCGCGCCGCAAGCGCTGGCGATGCTGAATTCCGATTCTTCGCTGTCCGCCGCTCGCGAGTTGGCGGCGTACATTGCGGACCATTCACCGCCGGACGCAGAGCCACAGATCAATCTTCTCTACGAGCGCACCTTAAGCCGACCGCCCACCGATCGAGAGCTCGCCGCCGGGGCCGCGTTTCTTCAAGCGTCTTCGCAGTCGCCGACGACCGCGGGCGCAGGTCCGCCCGCCGCGCTCATCGAGTTGTGCCTGGCGATGTTCAATCTGAACGAGTTTATCTACGTCGATTAG
- the hflC gene encoding protease modulator HflC yields MHFLAFPHQHEPSSDRRPGWLWQRAAIALLAIAVVGLAARTIFFVDETEYVYVTQFGEPLRLDTEPGLAVKWPYQSLWRFDRRLQVYEPPPREMLTQDKENLNFEWYVCWRIPGAGFATDAGGLADTESHVRRFLQAVGGTQAAESRLEERIQAALAAEIGRTRLAELVSLEPGGVAIGPIMDRITANIRRAAAEQFGIEVVEVRLKRFNYPEAVKPAVFAEIRSERQRVAVQYRAEGESEKTRIESQAALARDRLLAQAKREATRLRGEGEAKAIATFNAAHAKDPAFYQLLKTLDTYRAILDDQTTVVLSADSPLLKLLTQGLPDLPDRPQPEVPSVGNAPPGGPSVGNAPPGGPSVGNALRGVPQPDLPSSGAAP; encoded by the coding sequence GTGCATTTTCTCGCCTTTCCCCACCAACATGAACCGTCGAGCGACCGCCGGCCCGGCTGGTTGTGGCAGCGCGCCGCCATCGCGCTGCTCGCGATCGCCGTCGTCGGGCTTGCCGCACGCACGATTTTCTTCGTCGATGAGACCGAATACGTCTATGTCACGCAGTTCGGCGAGCCGTTGCGGCTCGATACCGAGCCGGGCCTGGCGGTAAAGTGGCCGTATCAAAGCTTGTGGCGGTTCGATCGGCGGCTGCAAGTCTACGAGCCGCCCCCCCGCGAGATGCTCACGCAGGACAAGGAAAACCTGAATTTCGAGTGGTATGTTTGCTGGCGAATTCCCGGCGCCGGCTTCGCCACGGATGCCGGCGGCCTTGCCGATACCGAGTCGCACGTGCGGCGGTTTCTGCAAGCGGTCGGCGGCACGCAGGCGGCCGAGAGCCGCCTGGAAGAACGGATTCAAGCCGCCCTGGCCGCGGAAATCGGCCGCACGCGGCTGGCCGAACTCGTCTCGCTGGAACCGGGCGGCGTGGCCATCGGGCCGATCATGGACCGCATTACCGCGAACATCCGCCGGGCAGCCGCCGAGCAGTTCGGCATCGAAGTGGTCGAGGTGCGCTTGAAGCGGTTCAACTATCCGGAGGCCGTCAAGCCGGCCGTGTTTGCCGAAATCCGCAGCGAGCGGCAGCGCGTGGCCGTGCAATACCGCGCGGAAGGCGAAAGCGAGAAGACCCGCATCGAGAGCCAGGCCGCGCTGGCCCGCGACCGATTGCTGGCCCAAGCCAAGCGCGAGGCCACCCGGCTTCGCGGCGAAGGCGAAGCCAAGGCGATCGCCACCTTCAATGCGGCTCATGCCAAGGATCCGGCCTTCTATCAATTGCTGAAAACGCTCGACACCTATCGGGCCATTCTCGACGACCAGACCACGGTCGTCTTGTCGGCCGACAGCCCCTTGCTCAAGCTGCTCACCCAGGGCCTGCCCGACTTACCCGACCGGCCGCAGCCCGAAGTGCCCTCGGTCGGGAACGCACCGCCTGGCGGCCCCTCTGTAGGGAACGCACCGCCTGGCGGCCCCTCTGTAGGGAACGCACTCCGTGGCGTTCCGCAGCCGGACCTGCCGAGCTCCGGAGCCGCCCCGTGA
- the hflK gene encoding FtsH protease activity modulator HflK, whose amino-acid sequence MKRSLLLAGVAILAWLATGIYLVGPDEQVVVRRFGKVIGLPSEPGAHLALPWPLDRLHHFKPREVKRVAIGPADVADKAVGAAQAQFLTGDRNLVQIRATAQYTVREPRGYLFQTAQLDRLISTAGTAAISQALAAEPVDRVLTLGKHELGIRLADALQKTVDGYGLGVTIRSVDISAVEPPAEVADAFDQVVSALREREQAIHQAESFANKTAAEAQGNARRIVDVGRSERDRAVRRAEGEAARFNSLLAEYRRSPRLTAGRLYLETLAQTLPKLRSKLIVDSATEVDLSIIREDGR is encoded by the coding sequence GTGAAACGCTCGTTGCTCTTGGCCGGCGTGGCAATACTCGCATGGCTGGCCACCGGAATCTACCTTGTCGGGCCCGACGAGCAGGTGGTCGTGCGGCGCTTCGGCAAGGTGATCGGGCTGCCCAGCGAGCCAGGCGCGCACCTCGCTTTGCCCTGGCCGCTCGACCGGCTGCACCACTTCAAGCCGCGCGAAGTCAAACGCGTGGCCATCGGACCCGCCGACGTGGCCGACAAGGCAGTGGGCGCGGCGCAGGCCCAGTTTCTCACCGGCGACCGCAACCTGGTGCAGATTCGGGCCACCGCTCAATACACCGTCCGAGAGCCGCGCGGCTATCTCTTTCAGACCGCGCAGCTCGACCGCCTGATCTCGACGGCCGGCACGGCGGCGATTTCGCAAGCGCTGGCCGCCGAACCGGTCGACCGCGTGCTCACGTTGGGCAAGCACGAGCTGGGCATCCGCCTGGCCGACGCGCTGCAAAAAACGGTCGATGGTTATGGGCTGGGCGTCACCATCCGTTCGGTTGATATTTCGGCCGTCGAGCCGCCCGCCGAGGTGGCCGACGCCTTCGACCAGGTGGTGAGTGCCTTACGCGAGCGCGAGCAGGCCATCCACCAGGCGGAGAGCTTTGCCAACAAGACCGCGGCCGAAGCGCAAGGTAACGCGAGACGGATCGTTGACGTGGGCCGTTCCGAACGCGATCGCGCGGTCCGGCGGGCCGAGGGCGAAGCCGCCCGGTTCAACAGCCTGCTGGCCGAATACCGCCGCTCACCGCGGCTGACGGCCGGGCGACTTTATCTCGAAACTCTGGCTCAGACCTTGCCTAAACTACGCTCGAAGCTGATCGTCGATTCGGCCACGGAGGTCGATCTCAGCATCATCAGGGAGGACGGGCGTTGA
- a CDS encoding lysophospholipid acyltransferase family protein, translating into MTRTLLAALARLISGASARWIDCQPDTCQRVYFANHTSHLDALVIWSALPADVRGVTRPVAAKDYWEAGRIRRYLSTQVFEALLIDRRHIKVHQSPVDLMLKEIGDKYSLIVFPEGHRSIDGEIHEFKSGLYYLAKKRPDLELVPVHIDNLNRVLPRGEVLPVPLLSCITFGPPIWLEAGEPKADFLRRAREAVRRLKEA; encoded by the coding sequence ATGACCCGCACCCTACTGGCGGCCCTCGCCCGATTGATCAGCGGCGCCAGCGCGCGCTGGATCGACTGCCAGCCCGACACCTGCCAGCGGGTCTATTTTGCCAACCACACCAGCCATCTCGACGCCTTGGTCATCTGGTCGGCACTGCCGGCCGACGTGCGGGGGGTAACGCGCCCCGTGGCCGCCAAAGATTATTGGGAGGCCGGCCGCATCCGCCGCTACCTTTCGACGCAGGTGTTCGAGGCCCTGCTCATCGACCGCCGGCACATCAAGGTCCACCAGAGTCCCGTCGACCTGATGCTCAAGGAAATCGGCGACAAATACTCGCTGATCGTCTTCCCCGAAGGCCACCGCAGCATCGACGGCGAGATCCACGAGTTCAAAAGTGGTCTATACTATCTGGCGAAAAAACGTCCCGACCTGGAGCTGGTGCCGGTGCATATCGACAACCTCAATCGCGTCTTGCCTCGCGGCGAAGTGCTGCCGGTGCCGCTGTTGAGCTGCATCACGTTCGGCCCGCCCATCTGGCTGGAAGCGGGCGAACCGAAGGCCGACTTTCTGCGTCGTGCCCGTGAGGCCGTCCGCCGGCTGAAGGAAGCATGA